A genomic window from Chrysoperla carnea chromosome 3, inChrCarn1.1, whole genome shotgun sequence includes:
- the LOC123295278 gene encoding T-cell activation inhibitor, mitochondrial has product MKMYSLFKRCEFYSKPIQDFVRYLSSAEISTALRPFYFAVHPDLFGQHPNQREVNENSLKQLSSFLTAVQSKKPIKPMIVPFYVRKKRNRGSFNLINIQLKSKDTREVILTILKACDLSTTFVNQLPPPPKSVKTETTTGNYKSDSSFVHDIFADIQIKIKKKAEETTLKNWLNKNSELAKERTDAEQPIVEEINRLKESLIETLKLRAIKWECGWNISHFRGCLEAFQSLSNHYPEILKNLEGRTIVFAPFTGVSMEGDVLLNTGDVRHNWLDLLRNVTSYDLLLTKIPSFEKAVSQVLLNIKIGRRKFMPRVMVAEYEKHLVTITTTLNDYKGLYKYPKKWPKSLENFEIVIETEAGPLTLSPTGQFIVPSSCPGFLLIDFISENLEEAKKRLEEYSRDKELEKELYILVKKELKLNGLHKDDAITPELMIACCNRLLENKNDLQNFNNLNLNITTYYSVLTNGVVCIPWNWNF; this is encoded by the exons ATGAAAATGTATAGTCTCTTtaaaag atgcgAATTTTACTCAAAGCCAATTCAAGATTTTGTACGATATTTAAGTTCAGCTGAAATTTCAACAGCTTTAAGACCATTTTACTTCGCTGTTCATCCTGATTTGTTTGGTCAACATCCTAATCAAAGa GAAGTTaatgaaaattctttaaaacagTTAAGCTCCTTTTTAACCGCTGTACAAAGTAAAAAACCAATAAAGCCGATGATCGTACCTTTTTATGTACGAAAGAAAAGAAATCGAg gttcTTTCAATCTTATAAATATCCAGTTAAAAAGTAAAGATACGCGCGAagtgattttaacaattttaaaagcttGTGATTTATCTACAACATTTGTGAATCAATTACCACCGCCTCCAAAATCGGTGAAAACAGAAACGACTACTGGAAATTACAAGAGTGATAGTAGCTTTGTTCACGATATATTTGCCGACAtacagataaaaattaaaaaaaaggccGAAGAGACTACTTTAAA aaattggttaaataaaaattcagaaTTAGCTAAAGAGAGAACAGATGCTGAACAGCCAATCGTAGAAGAAATTAATCGCCTTAAAGAATctttaatagaaacattaaaattgagGGCAATTAAATGGGAATGTGGCTGGAATATTTCTCATTTTCGAGGATGTTTAGAAGCCTTTCAGTCATTAAGTAATCATTATCcagagatattgaaaaatttagaag GTCGAACTATAGTATTTGCACCATTTACTGGTGTTAGTATGGAAGGTGATGTATTGCTTAATACCGGAGATGTAAGACATAATTGGTTAGAT ctaCTAAGAAATGTCACAAGTTATGATTTACTACTAACGAAAATACCATCATTTGAAAAAGCTGTGTCGCAagtattgttaaatataaaaattggtaGAAG aaaatttatgcCGAGAGTCATGGTTGCTGAATATGAAAAGCATCTTGTTACCATTACTACGACTTTAAATGATTATAAAGGCCTTTacaaatatccaaaaaaatggcCAAAATctctagaaaattttgaaattgttatcGAAAC ggAAGCTGGTCCATTAACACTTTCTCCAACTGGTCAGTTTATTGTACCTTCATCTTGTCCTGGATTtcttttgattgattttatatcTGAAAATTTAGAAGAAGCGAAAAAACGTTTAGAAGAGTACAGTAG aGATAAAGAACTCGAAAAAGAATTGTATATTCttgttaaaaaagaattaaaactaAACGGCTTACATAAGGATGATGCTATAACACCTGAATTGATGATTGCATGTTGTAATCGTTTGTTAGAAAATAAGAATGatttacaaaactttaataatCTGAATTTAAACATTACTACTTATTATTCGGTTTTAACCAATGGTGTTGTATGTATTCCATGGAATtggaatttttag
- the LOC123296152 gene encoding uncharacterized protein LOC123296152 → MDTYERNVMQTLNVVPQGGSTDMMKKVERALRLIKTVEEAERWMILNKQNIRLFKKMLMLKKENPLRLEANIGLCKSYQRQLHRLRLDLVKQGGGVTKKQNRHLIWETIETHHQGRVKTGMITNLDYKDPNIFFNRAFPMFRRHVRRELVNHPLKVYIMFTGNFIKPTTKEEDLKTFITSAKEMYLTTDMQEWYTDHVKNYLLKKLEEFQERDSGWALDMIINIRVHMNKYSPITAGTFCELPPVIKNKLAVINVQNKDQHCFLWSIMSALYPVEKDPQPKLSQSGVTKREHKIFLCDRCLNYFATEVKLQQHSVNCGEKEAVRVRMPETDDERFVEFKDFNSKERVEYMVYADFEALLVPQHHEDMEMDHGSYTKNIQKHVPYSVGYYVHCTHDPNQSFYKAYRGADCVKWFVHELEQVAYSLEQKIKHVKPMYPLTVEQELDFMSAEKCHICGKDFVSNSIRVRDHSHRTGNVSTVEQHTNFVICIIKIQG, encoded by the exons atggacACCTACGAACGAAATGTTATGCAGACGCTAAACGTGGTACCTCAAGGTGGTAGCACTGATATGATGAAGAAAGTGGAGAGAGCGTTGAGGCTCATCAAGACGGTGGAGGAAGCTGAGCGATGGATGATACTTAATAAGCAGAACATCCGCTTATTCAAAAAGATGTTgatgttaaagaaagaaaatcctctgcgtcttgaagctaatattggactttgtaaatcataccagCGGCAACTTCACCGACTGCGATTAGATTTAGTTAAGCAAGGTGGTGGtgtcaccaaaaaacaaaatcgacatcTAATCTGGGAGACAATTGAAACCCACCACCAGGGCAGGGTGAAGACTGGTATGATTACCAATTTGGATTATAaagatccaaatatatttttcaaccgggCATTTCCAATGTTTAGAAGACACGTTCGGCGTGAGCTAGTGAATCATCCCctcaag GTGTATATTATGTTCACGGGCAATTTCATTAAGCCCACCACCAAAGAGgaggatttgaaaacttttataacgtcggccaaggaaatgtatctgacaacggacatgcaggagtggtacactgatcatgtcaaaaactatttgttgaaaaaattggaagaattccAGGAACGCGATAGCGGTTGGGCTCTTGACATGATCATAAATATTCGAGTCCACATGAATAAGTACTCTCCGATCACAGCTGGAACATTTTGTGAACTACCACCagtcatcaaaaataaattggctGTGATTAATGTCCAGAATAAAGACCAACATTGCTTTTTATGGTCGATAATGTCAGCACTTTACCCGGTTGAAAAGGATCCTCAAC caaagttgAGTCAATCGGGTGTAACAAAACGCgagcataaaatatttttatgtgatcGATGTCTCAACTATTTTGCTACAGAAGTCAAACTCCAACAGCATTCAGTAAATTGTGGTGAAAAAGAAGCGGTGCGGGTACGAATGCCTGAAACTGATGACGAGCGGTTCGTTGAGTTCAAAGATTTCAACAGCAAGGAACGTGTTGAGTATATGGTGTACGCTGACTTTGAGGCGTTATTGGTACCACAACATCATGAAGACATGGAAATGGATCATGggtcttatacaaaaaatattcaaaaacatgtacCCTACAGTGTAGGTTACTATGTTCATTGTACCCATGATCCCAACCAATCGTTTTATAAGGCATACCGTGGTGCTGATTGTGTCAAGTGGTTTGTTCATGAACTGGAACAAGTAGCGTACTCAttagagcaaaaaataaaacacgttaaACCAATGTATCCGCTCACCGTCGAACAAGAACTGGATTTTATGTCAGCAGAGAAGTGTCACATTTGTGGTAAAGATTTCGTATCCAATTCCATACGTGTTCGCGACCATTCACATCGCACaggtaat gtATCTACCGTGGAGCAGCACACCAATTTTGTAATCTGCATTATCAAGATTCAAGGGTGA